In Pseudophryne corroboree isolate aPseCor3 chromosome 2, aPseCor3.hap2, whole genome shotgun sequence, the sequence GGTCATGGCAGAGTAGCTGGTGGCCAGTCTGATTAAGCTGCTTCTTCaggtgggatgcggtcaatttacctacaatcaaaatcttaacagtcaaaatcccgacaaccattgaccgacagtcaaaatctcgacaaggtcaaaatcccgacttagtcaaaacaccgacatttaaaataccgacatggtcaaaataccgacatttaaaatggcgacaggtcaaaaagtcgttatgagtttttcatgatttttttttattgaaaccgacttgttcatactgtaCTATCCCAGTCGACCTGgagggggaatgtaatagtgtgccgagcgcagtgaggcaccatgtgaggggacgcggtacgcttatatggtgtccatgtcaacctatgttgtcatacaaacaaaaaaccccaaTGAAaaatgactttttgacctgtcgacattttaaatgccggtattttgaccttgttagtattttgaccttgtcgggattttgactgtcggtcaattgttgtctggattttgattgtaggtatttcatactaatccCCTTCAGGTGCCGCAGCGGACCACTGAAGCCACAGTGATGCCTCCTGTGGCTTTTACATATTTTCTCACAGCAGATGCTTCTACACAGCGCCCACCTCTgaacagggccggactgcccatctggcaaatgccagaggtCCGATGGGCTGGAGGGccggtcctgtcacacagagagccgggaaggccacgcGAAGCGCAGCCACCGGTTCTCTGGTCTGGCCGCTCCCCCGCCTGTCTCCACGGAGGGTGTTgcgagtccatgccccctgactTGTGGCACGCCCCCGTCGGAAGTGTCCATGCACCACCTTTCGACAATTTTcggcccccagtccatccctgcctcTGTTAACAAATGCAGACCACGACACAGACACAAATTAAAGGGGAGTGGCAAGAGCAAAGTATGGGTTGGTCTGATGGATCAGTGGCTGGATTGAGTGTGAACAGAATTATCCCAGTTTTTTCAGAATTGTGTATGGTATGGAATaatctagagcagtgtttttcaaccactgtgccgtggcacactagtctgCCCCGAGCagtttccaggtgtgccgccatagaagcacagccagacctgtcagtgttttgcctctactgaggccctggaacaatcaatactggtgagtttagtggttgcagagccagttctaattttgggctcaGGCAGTGTtggcttctggctttctcagatgtggctcaggcattacctatggagaagctgcgacatgaaatCCTAGGactcgcaactgcaccatgcatcaccattatatctgagtgtgccttggcaatatttaaatcttgttcagtgtgccgcgagttgtacaaGGTCGAAAATCTCTGATCTAGAGGAATATTATTAAAATGTTATGCCTGTCGGTTTGTTCCAAGTTGGCACAAAAACGACTGAACCGATTTTCATGAAAACGACATCACTTTGTAGTGGAAACTCGTAGAAATGACCTGCACTTTGTTTCATCCCGATCCGTCGAGATAGAGCTGAACAACAACAAACACAAACTTTATTGGCATCGTTAATACAAGAGATAGGTGTGGCACTATGTGTGCGGCCGGTAGGGGTGGAGGGTGAGGGGCTTTTGGCCCATGAGAGTTGTGTATAGGTGGTGCAAGAGTTGTGTGCAGGCGGCATGGGGAAAGCCGCAGGTAGAAGCTACAATAGTTAGTTTATAAATTTGCACCAACCAGAATTATTTATTCATTGTATCCAAATAGCTTGTTCTGTACATTACTCATTAACTAATCTGTCTGCAGAGCTGCAGATCTGTGTTCTTGGCAATCAACCACTGACATTAACCTGCACACACATTCAGCCACATGTCTGAGACCAAGGAACCCGggagtacagtatatttaccaaaggtCAATTAAAAAATAACTAAAAAATTAAATCAATTTTAAATAGATGAAAATTGATCTAAATCTATGTTGTCTTCCTAGagctgaaacacacatttactaatggcctgcatgcacaagcgacagggcaccagcgataaacgagcgcggggccgcacatcgttcatcgctggtgcctccacactgaaaaatatgaaaggaatctcgttcattaatgaacaagatcgttcatatctttcagtattatcgcccagtgtgtagggccattaCATTTATAAAAAGGAATATcagaaatcatctgttagtaaatgtgtgttttaatctaccgtatatactcgagtataagccgactttttcagcacttttttttgtgctgaaaaagccacctcggcttatacttgggtcagctttaggagggacacggagagcacagcacgCGGCTCTCCTGTGACCcttctgcatctccggcggcagcggcgtctgtgtggtaaaggaagtgcacgaaccggcacttccttcctttaacacacgccgctgccgccggagatgcaggagggacacaggagagacgtgcgctgcgctctccgtgtccctccttcagaagacagcgtgggagcgacggagggtaagtatctagcactgtggggcatatctggcacacctggcactgtggggcatatctggcaaacctggcactgtggggcacatctggcactgtggggcacatctggcactgtggggcacatctggcactgtggggcatatctggcactgtggggcatatctggcactgtggggcatatctggcacatctggcactgtggggcatatctggcactatgaggtctgtgtacgggtagagctgcatttcccaccctaggcttatactcgagtcaataagttttcccaggtttttgtggtaaaattaggtgcctcggcttatattcgggtcgacttatactcgagtatatacggtatgtaatgCAACATTGATTTAGATTGATTTTTATCATTTTGAAATCaatactcaaaaaaataaaaataaatatatatatatatatatatatatacacatacatatacatacacacacacacacagtgtatatcaaCCTTTGGTAAATATAGCCCCAGGGATTAATAAACACTCCTAAAcgtagggttctatttactaagggggtcattcagacctgattgctcgctagtgttttttgcagcgctgcattcAGGTCAGAACTATGCATGCATatgcccgcaatgcgcaggcgcgttgcacaggtacaaagcgaatcgttgctgtgcgatgggttttacgaagaatccattcgcacagccaatcgcaaggagattgacaggaagaaggcaattgtgggtggcaactgaccgttttctggaagtggttggaaaatcgcaggcgttcccaagcgtttgcacggcgggtgtctggcgtcaattccggtcccggacaggctgaagtgatcgcagcagctgagtaagttctgggcaactcagaaactgcacaaactgtttttttgtaccgctcggctgcacatgcgatcgcacacttgcaaagctaaaatacactcccctatgggcggcgactatctgttcacagcgctgcaatacaaccctagcgagcgatcaagtctgaatgaccacctaagccttggatggagaggaggtaccagccaatcagctcctgtcatttttcaaacacagcctgtaacatgacagttaggagctgattggctggtactttatctccgtccactttatctccatccagggcttagtaaatagacccctaaatccattCTCTTCTGTTTCTGTTTATATGTACCAGTTATTTGTTTGAATACTGAAATCATATGCAATTTAAGAGTACTAAATAGTAAAGGATTTGTATGCAAACAATACAGAAATAAAAATAATGCTATTGAACATAGAATAATGAGTCTGGATTTGCTGCAGAACATGACCCCTCTGATGGATGAAGAAATGGGTGACTTGTCTTATGTTTGGGGCTCCACAGATGTTCCTGTCTGTGATGCTGTCAGCACTGGGCGCCATAGGAGGAGCCTACTGTGTGGTCATCTCTGCCATGGGTTTAGTCCGTGGACCTCTGTGTGACACAGGAGATGGAGAATACACATACCCTTTCAGGAATGAAACTGAGGAGTAAGTCACGTGTCCGCGGGTCATAGAAGCCCATAAGTTATTAGCACAACGCATCTCTTTAAAAAAATCTCAAAATTAAtaggtttttttttatgtatttttttttttttttttgcttattggTGTTTGTTTTGTTTAATAAATGACTTGACTACTGTAggttttattttattatgttttataaCTGTATGTTCCAATGAATGACGTTGCAGTATTGCAGGTTCAGATTTGTCTTTTGGAACAGTCCAAATTTGATGTCATGATTCATTGATGTCAAACAGTCATGTCAACAATTTTCCTCTAAGGGACCAATCATTTTTTTGCTTGTGTTTCTATTATGAATGAGAAGGGCTGTTGTTTGTTGTAAGGGGCCACAAagcaataaagtaaaaaaaaattacaattaatttttgagacaccatgtcaccccccccccccttcccccccacacaccctAAAATATACATGCAGGGACACAGGTTCCAATAGGAGCCATACCCTGCAATATGCAAAAAGTTACCTGATCACATTACTTCCAGATTCAGGCATAGCAGATCGCGGACAAGTGGCCGTTACCGCTAGCgatactatagattgtaagcttgcgagcagggccttcctacctctatgtctgtcaccCGGTTTTGTTCTATTCTGTTGTTCTAattataaagcgcaatggaatacgctgcgctatataagaaactgttaataaataaataataataataaatagacctATAAATATGATGTAGCTATCATGGTGGCAAGCTCCAGGAAGCTTAATAAATTTGCCAATATCGCACTCCCCATAGACTGCAATGGGGGCTGCTCCGGTGACCAAAAGAGGCGGAAATCCTCTGAAATCCCTTTTGATGGACTTTCCATTAAAAGTCTTCATAAATAGGCACCTTAATGTTTCAGCCAATTAACGCAGATTATGCAGCATTCCAGGTAATATGTTCTTTATCCTAAGGGTCGTGATATAACAATACTGTCATAATAGTAATGTAATGTATGGCACATGTTATAGCTAACGGAACATTTCTCTCTTCTGCAGGGACAATTATCTGTTTCATCAGAGCACCTGGAGCATTTGTAAGGCACCTGAGAACATTGTGCTGTGGAATGTTACATTATTCTCCATTCTCTTGGGAATTGGCGCCATTGAAACTGTTCTGTGTGTAATCCAAGTCATTAATGGGCTATTCGGCGTCATCTGCGGCACGTGCTTGAGACAAAGAAAAGTGAGTGAATGTGCTGCTTGGTAATGTGTTATTGTTGTGAAATATTTATTACCATTCTCAGAGACAGCTCCAATCAAAATGCAAGTAATGGGTTAGTATCTACGTTGAATTGAATTTTGCCCAAaattaaatatatacatttttttttaaatccctcatttattgttttttttctgctATTTCATTGAAAAATGTCTGAAAATATTAGTAAAACTGGTCCTTCCAATAGGAAGATCCTATCCAATAACTGCAAGACAATAAATAATTAGTGTAACCGTGGCCTATTATTGTTCTGCCTCTGACAGGAAGCTAAATCAGAAATAAACTTCAGAGAGTATTACTAGTTACACAGGGGGAAGTGTATCAAACCTTCtatgggatccggtcatgtgaccggtgctcgggatcctggaggtcaccatgccgacgccgggatcccgcctgCTTACCAGCCTGACAGTTGGCATGTTGGgactattctcacttgtgggtgtccacgacacccatagtgtgggaatagaacatgtggcgagcgcagtgagccaccaaacCCTGCAAGGGGCGTGGTTGCgctcgacaccccccccccccagcattctGCTACCAGGATCCCGGGGTTTGTATGCTGACTGCTGGTCTTCCAGACCCAACCCCCGTTCTAcacaggacaagtggagaagttgtctataAAAACCAATCAACTTCAAGCTATAATTTCTGAAATTTAAAGCTAGAAGTTGATTAGTTGATATAGGCAGCGTCTCcccctgtcctctttagaagatttgatacatttgCCCCTTTAGAATAAAATAGAATGGATGAAGTCTAAATGATTTAATTAAAGAAGAATtattgggggggaattcaaatgtttgaaaagtcggttgggtgtctgttttttcctgtctattagataggaaaaaacagacacccaactgactttccaaacatttgaattccccccataaagtcAAGTTCCCAGACGACAGCTATACTTAGCTCTGATTGGCTGTTTGCAATCACATGTGTGCCGTTGAACATAATATATTAAATGTGTTTTCTTTCAGACTGGTGTCGCCTAGCTGCAAATACCCTCTATTGGTAGAATATATTGAAGAATGGCGGAACTCACTGAATATTAAACTATATGTTAAAGAGATTTATTTGGGGTATTGAGGTCAAATTTGGAAACTGTCTTGAAACTTGAATAATGAATATAGGCGATATCTTCTCTAGAACTTTATTTCCTTCTGTGGAAAGGGATACATCCAGCATGACGCCAGCGCCAGCATCCATGTTGGTTGATGGAACAAACCCCAATAGCAGCTTCTTATTATCCTCTTATACTTTATACAATAAATGTGTCATATGTTTCGGTATCTACTACCTCTACAATTTACATTATCCTAATACTCATCAATTGGCTGTAAAATTGTCCTCATATTAAACAATTATCTTTAAAAGTTATATACTTATTCTCAGTCGAACATACTGGGGCAGATTCTGAATTAGGAGTAAAGCAAAAAGGGCAAGTAACTTTGCATCtgagtaaaaccatgctgcactgcagctggggtagatgtaacatgtgcagaaagagttagtttTGAGAGGGGCGTGTCCCTTTTTCCTTCTCACCCTTGGAGAATTTAGCTAATAATATATTAGCAAATGAAAGAAATGTTGATTATATTTTATATTACATATCATTATGTCTCATTTATTGGGTTAATATCTCCTATCCGTTTGACACTGCATGATCCCTAAATTGGACATATCCCAGCCTTCCCACTTTTGGAGGGACAGTTCAAATTTTTGAAGATTATCCAGTAGTCCTGCAACCGGAGTCGCCCTTTCTTGCAGATGCACAGTTTTGGAGCATGAGCAGTGCCAACACATGAAGTATACACTCCCCCAATAGACACACGGTCCCCTCACAATCAGCCCCAGCGTAACCCCAGTTTGGAACTATGCATGGTCTTTTGAAGCATCGGGGCCTCATCACTGTGGAAGAGGTCTTCTAATTTGGTGGGAAAGCCCAGATTCGCGGACTCCAAGTGGGTTTATCTATTGATAGGTAGATGTGTCTTGTGTGTGTGTTGGAATAGGGGTGAAGTTGGGCAGATCAGGGTGGGTATGACTGGATTAATACTTCAGTTTATTTTCTCCAGACTTTGACTTTTGAAATGTTAGTAGGAACAATATGCCACTGCAATATCTTCATCACATCATGTAAATCCCACCCTCTATGCACTattccaggggttctcaaactcggtcctgaggaccccacacaggtcacgttttccaggtcacccggcaggtgcactgtgtatgaccaactgtcacattttaaaaatcaacTGATgacctagaccacaggttctcaaactcggtactgaggaccccacatggttcatgttttgcaggtcacctgtagatttttaaaatgtgacagttggtgacacacagtgcagctgccgggttacatggaaaacgtgaaccgtgtggggtcctgaggaccgagtttgagaaccaatgaCCTAGACAACATGAGCtgattggggtcctgaggacagagtttgagaacttcTGTACTATTCTAATTAGCGTCATGTAGCAAAACCGCTACTTTACGGGAAACATCAGGCCAGCTTAAGAGAcgtacaacagacaaagaggaaggggggtgcaaatccccaacccccaaattcccttccgcacactgagaattacctgtaacaatccctgaacctatctgataataaaattcagagaattcgtcacaaatgtttgcaaacacatgtttagctgcaggccacttcacggcttctctgatacagcagtcctaacctacataatagcagtgcccacatagggccatgtaatttgtcacagtacgcctcatgataaaggcttttactaaaacacttccaaacagagagctaacttacccgggagccacccccaggatctcccattggcactacaaggaacagcatgctttccaaatgctgctcccattcaggactgctgtatcagagaagccgtgaagtggccagcagctaaacatgtgtttgcaaacatttgtgacgaattctctgaattttattaccagataggttcagggattgttacaggtaattctcagtgtgcggaagggaatttgggggttggggatttgcaccccccttcctctttgtctgttgtttgtctgtgatccctcccccttccagcacctgatatataattacctccaggtatgattgagcagcttcctaattgtttgtctacttgtgtgcatgaggcattgaatgggagcagcatttggaaggcatgctgttccttgtagtgccaatgggagatcctgggggtggctcccgggtaagttagctctctgtttggaagtgttttagtaaaagcctttatcatgaggcgtactgtgacaaattacatggccctatgtgggcactgctattatgtaggttaggactgctgtatcagagaagccgtgaagtggccagcagctaaacatgtgtttgcaaacatttgtgacgaattctctgaattttattaccagataggttcagggattgttacaggtaattctcagtgtgtggaagggaatttgggggttggggatttgcaccccccttcctctttgtctgttgtttgtctgtgacccctcccccttccagcacctgatatataattacctccaggtatgattgagcagcttcctaattgtttgtctacttgtgtgcatgaggcattgaatgggagcagcatttggaaggcatgctgttccttgtagtgccaatgggagatcctgggggtggctcccgggtaagttagctctctgtttggaagtgttttagtaaaagcctttatcatgaggcgtactgtgacaaattacatggccctatgtgggcactgctattatgtaggttaggactgctgtatcagagaagccgtgaagtggccagcagctaaacatgtgtttgcaaacatttgtgacgaattctctgaattttattaccagataggttcagggattgttacaggtaattctcagtgtgcggaagggaatttgggggttggggatttgcaccccccttcctctttgtctgttgtttgtctgtgacccctcccccttccagcacctgatatataattacctccaggtatgattgagcagcttcctaattgtttgtctacttgtgtgcatgaggcattgaatgggagcagcatttggaaggcatgctgttccttgtagtgccaatgggagatcctgggggtggctcccgggtaagttagctctctgtttggaagtgttttagtaaaagcctttatcatgaggcgtactgtgacaaattacatggccctatgtgggcactgctattatgtaggttaggactgctgtatcagagaagccgtgaagtggccagcagctaaacatgtgtttgcaaacatttgtgacgaattctctgaattttattaccagataggttcagggattgttactagagatgagcgggttcggtttctctgaatccgaacccgcccgaacttcatgtttttttacacgggtccgagcgactcggatcttcccgccttgctcggttaacccgagcgcgcccgaacgtcatcatcacgctgtcggattctcgcgaggctcggattctatcgcgagactcggattctatataaggagccgcgcgtcgcggccattttcacacgtgcattgagattgatagggagaggacgtggctggcgtcctctccgtttagaaattaaaatagataggagagtgagacacttcatttacttactggagcttaggaggagttatactagtgactgatgaccagtgacctgaccaccagtgcagttttataatttattattatttaataatccgttctgttcttgttctctgcctgaaaaaaacgatacacagtgactcagtcacactcacataccatatctgtgctcagcccagtgtgctgcatcatctatgtataatatctgactgtgctcacacagcttaattgtgggggagactggggagcagttataggttatagcaggagccaggagtacatattaaacagtgcacacttttgctgccagagtgccactgccagtgtgactgaccactgaccactgtgaccagtgacctgaccacactgaccaccagtatagtatattgtg encodes:
- the LOC134999715 gene encoding transmembrane 4 L6 family member 1-like isoform X2, with amino-acid sequence MCTGKCSKVIGKLLFPLGICAMVANLLLYFPNGTILEVEQITDFVWFFHGIVGAGLLAFLPAFMMLGVGGEGCCANRCGMFLSVMLSALGAIGGAYCVVISAMGLVRGPLCDTGDGEYTYPFRNETEEDNYLFHQSTWSICKAPENIVLWNVTLFSILLGIGAIETVLCVIQVINGLFGVICGTCLRQRKTGVA
- the LOC134999715 gene encoding transmembrane 4 L6 family member 1-like isoform X1, which codes for MSRTPNNEQFHETMCTGKCSKVIGKLLFPLGICAMVANLLLYFPNGTILEVEQITDFVWFFHGIVGAGLLAFLPAFMMLGVGGEGCCANRCGMFLSVMLSALGAIGGAYCVVISAMGLVRGPLCDTGDGEYTYPFRNETEEDNYLFHQSTWSICKAPENIVLWNVTLFSILLGIGAIETVLCVIQVINGLFGVICGTCLRQRKTGVA